From Microbacterium sp. YJN-G, a single genomic window includes:
- a CDS encoding lysoplasmalogenase — translation MNAASAPVAGTGRGDRARAGARVLGIAIWMPYIALAIIHVTALAVGSDIAQPTKLTLMPLLALPVLYAARHLRPRAVIAFLLGALLFSWLGDGAGAFFPAAPELPLMLLFFGIAHIAYIVLFLRFARLRRMPWWTLAYVAWWIGMLWLLGPHTGGLLFAVAAYGLVLAGTAATSARCHPIVAIGGAFFLASDSILALRLFLPEGLPGWMGPAVMLTYTLGQGLIVYGVLRSLSRNERR, via the coding sequence GTGAACGCGGCATCCGCTCCCGTGGCCGGCACCGGCCGCGGTGACCGGGCGCGGGCGGGCGCACGCGTCCTCGGCATCGCGATCTGGATGCCGTACATCGCACTCGCGATCATCCACGTCACCGCACTCGCCGTCGGCAGCGACATCGCGCAGCCGACGAAGCTGACGCTCATGCCACTGCTGGCGCTCCCGGTGCTGTATGCCGCACGGCACCTGCGCCCGCGGGCCGTCATCGCGTTCCTGCTGGGCGCGCTGCTGTTCTCGTGGCTGGGCGACGGCGCCGGCGCGTTCTTCCCGGCCGCTCCCGAGCTTCCGCTGATGCTGCTCTTCTTCGGCATCGCGCACATCGCGTACATCGTGCTGTTCCTGCGGTTCGCACGCCTCCGCCGGATGCCGTGGTGGACGCTCGCGTACGTCGCCTGGTGGATCGGGATGCTGTGGCTCCTCGGCCCGCACACCGGCGGGCTCCTCTTCGCGGTCGCGGCGTACGGACTCGTCCTGGCGGGCACCGCGGCCACCTCGGCGCGGTGCCATCCGATCGTCGCCATCGGCGGCGCCTTCTTCCTCGCCAGCGACTCGATCCTCGCGCTGCGCCTCTTCCTCCCCGAGGGCCTGCCGGGCTGGATGGGCCCCGCGGTCATGCTCACCTACACGCTCGGCCAGGGACTGATCGTGTACGGAGTACTCCGCTCGCTCTCACGGAACGAGAGACGATGA
- a CDS encoding RNA-binding S4 domain-containing protein has translation MTDAIGTARIDSWLWAVRIYKTRSAATTACRAGHVRVNGERIKAAQTVKPGDEVRVRIAGFDRILIVRQPLSKRVGAPVAATAYDDRTPPREPTAMLAVRDRGAGRPTKRERREIDRLRGRDYED, from the coding sequence ATGACGGATGCCATCGGCACGGCGCGCATCGACAGCTGGCTCTGGGCTGTTCGCATCTACAAGACCCGCTCCGCGGCGACGACCGCCTGCCGCGCCGGTCACGTGCGAGTGAACGGCGAGCGGATCAAGGCCGCACAGACGGTCAAGCCCGGCGACGAGGTGCGCGTGCGCATCGCAGGATTCGATCGCATCCTCATCGTGCGCCAGCCGCTCTCGAAGCGGGTCGGCGCACCGGTCGCGGCGACGGCCTACGACGATCGCACGCCGCCGCGCGAGCCGACCGCCATGCTCGCTGTCCGCGACCGTGGCGCCGGCAGGCCGACCAAGCGCGAGCGTCGGGAGATCGACCGGCTGCGCGGTCGCGACTACGAAGATTGA
- a CDS encoding HNH endonuclease signature motif containing protein, translating to MASTVEGLAEQRLALLDAWRATQREIATLQAKSAALLAERCELMSEEIAQAPLHRDAIERSMVAEYSAAGHISRGSIEYAFTDARMLHDEFSLLRESHETGRVTAAHVREVIRESDAVREAVASGAVAADTLVLYQAAVLEVAETDTPARTRAHARQVAAALAGETVTERHERAASERTVTVRSVGDGLALLQAVLPEYLALAILDRLTAMARHVSRHPDDRSPVLPPLNPEEFGFYPEDDREPPEAAEDPEGADAADAAIFSTSTFATDPFTDPFADAMSIDENDPYIQDLLREVPDRPLPLDPMFHDDSPCIIHLPGDSRTIDQIRADLFTDLLLAADPGAVHGAGLENIRATVQVTVAATTLTGQDDRPAELDGHGPLHPDAARTLAGNHTGWTRLFLDPTGMVTETDTYTPTAGMRRFLTARDQHCRFPGCRQPLHRCDLDHTQDWALGGKTSLDNLAHLCKTHHVLKHPDIPDAHRWTARQLPDWTLEWSSPDGNRHADRPPRRVMFVPSGPPDPGGPPDPADREQFDAPQHSDGIWTPAGSPPPRPARPGQRESVFSAQGPTAAAVGSPF from the coding sequence ATGGCTTCCACCGTTGAGGGTCTCGCTGAGCAGCGACTGGCGCTGCTCGACGCGTGGCGAGCCACGCAGCGCGAGATCGCCACCTTGCAGGCGAAGTCCGCCGCTCTGCTGGCTGAGCGGTGCGAGCTGATGAGTGAGGAGATCGCGCAGGCTCCCCTGCATCGCGACGCCATCGAGCGATCAATGGTGGCGGAGTACTCCGCGGCAGGGCACATCTCCAGGGGCTCGATCGAGTACGCGTTCACCGACGCCCGGATGCTGCATGACGAGTTCTCCCTCCTGCGCGAATCTCACGAAACCGGGCGCGTGACCGCCGCGCACGTGCGAGAGGTCATCCGGGAATCGGATGCCGTCCGCGAGGCCGTCGCCTCCGGCGCCGTCGCAGCCGACACCCTGGTGCTGTATCAGGCGGCGGTGCTCGAGGTCGCCGAGACCGACACCCCGGCTCGCACGCGTGCGCACGCGCGGCAGGTCGCCGCTGCTCTGGCCGGCGAGACGGTCACGGAGCGGCATGAGCGCGCCGCTTCCGAGCGGACGGTCACGGTCCGTTCGGTCGGCGACGGACTCGCACTGCTGCAGGCGGTGCTGCCCGAGTACCTCGCCCTCGCCATCCTCGATCGCCTGACGGCGATGGCCCGTCACGTCAGCCGCCATCCTGACGACCGCTCCCCCGTCCTGCCACCCCTGAACCCCGAAGAATTCGGCTTCTATCCCGAAGACGACCGCGAGCCGCCGGAGGCCGCCGAAGACCCGGAAGGAGCGGATGCCGCCGACGCGGCGATCTTCTCCACCAGCACCTTCGCCACCGACCCCTTCACTGACCCGTTCGCTGATGCCATGTCGATCGATGAGAACGATCCGTACATCCAGGATCTGCTCCGTGAGGTCCCGGATCGCCCGCTGCCGCTGGATCCGATGTTCCACGACGACAGTCCGTGCATCATCCACCTCCCCGGCGACTCGCGCACGATCGACCAGATCCGCGCCGACCTGTTCACCGACCTGCTGCTGGCGGCCGACCCGGGTGCGGTGCACGGCGCGGGCCTCGAGAACATCCGCGCCACGGTCCAGGTCACCGTCGCCGCCACCACCCTCACCGGGCAGGACGATCGCCCCGCCGAACTCGACGGACACGGTCCGCTGCACCCCGACGCCGCCCGCACCCTCGCCGGCAACCACACCGGGTGGACGCGACTGTTCCTCGACCCGACCGGCATGGTCACCGAGACCGACACCTACACGCCGACGGCCGGGATGCGCCGCTTCCTCACAGCGCGCGACCAGCACTGCCGGTTCCCGGGATGCCGCCAGCCGCTGCACCGCTGCGACCTCGACCACACGCAGGACTGGGCCCTCGGCGGGAAGACCTCCCTCGACAATCTCGCGCATCTCTGCAAGACCCACCACGTGCTGAAGCATCCCGACATCCCCGATGCGCATCGGTGGACGGCGCGCCAGCTACCCGACTGGACACTCGAGTGGAGCAGCCCCGACGGAAACCGGCACGCCGACCGACCGCCCCGGCGCGTGATGTTCGTTCCCAGTGGACCGCCCGACCCCGGCGGACCACCCGATCCCGCTGACCGGGAGCAGTTCGACGCGCCTCAGCATTCCGATGGGATCTGGACGCCAGCCGGGAGTCCGCCACCACGGCCTGCACGCCCCGGACAGCGTGAGAGCGTGTTCTCGGCTCAGGGGCCGACCGCCGCCGCTGTGGGATCGCCCTTCTGA
- a CDS encoding NUDIX hydrolase — protein sequence MTIIPPEPGEPRRPLGPRDSGDAWVVAPTGEKYWGRYGAAGLLAVDARKGVLLQHRVGWSHFGGTWGLPGGALHEGETALHGALREAQEEAGIPDGAVHARFASVLDLTIWSYTTVIADVVEPFEPVISDPESLALEWVPVDQVDHRALHPGFAAAWPTLRALLPVRPAIVVDVANVVGSVPDGWWKDRAGAAGRLRDRLAAWGAAGVAASDLGLDADRWYPAVSMVVEGEARTIADAAAGDRSAGQVPDHAAARVAVVRADGSGDDAIVDETRRLIGEGATVTVVTSDRGLRSCVEHEGGRVESSGWLLAQL from the coding sequence GTGACCATCATCCCTCCCGAGCCCGGAGAGCCGCGCCGTCCGCTCGGCCCGCGCGACAGCGGAGACGCCTGGGTGGTCGCCCCGACGGGGGAGAAGTACTGGGGCCGCTACGGCGCTGCCGGACTGCTCGCCGTGGACGCGCGGAAGGGCGTGCTGCTGCAGCACCGCGTGGGCTGGAGCCACTTCGGCGGCACCTGGGGCCTGCCCGGCGGCGCCCTGCATGAGGGCGAGACGGCGCTGCACGGCGCGCTGCGCGAGGCGCAGGAGGAGGCCGGCATCCCCGACGGTGCCGTGCACGCCCGCTTCGCGAGCGTGCTCGACCTGACGATCTGGTCGTACACGACCGTCATCGCAGATGTCGTCGAGCCGTTCGAGCCTGTGATCAGCGATCCCGAGAGCCTGGCGCTGGAATGGGTGCCGGTGGACCAGGTCGACCATCGCGCCCTGCATCCAGGATTCGCCGCCGCGTGGCCCACGCTGCGTGCGCTGCTGCCGGTGCGTCCGGCGATCGTCGTGGATGTTGCGAACGTCGTCGGTTCGGTGCCCGATGGATGGTGGAAGGACAGGGCCGGAGCGGCAGGACGTCTGCGTGATCGCCTGGCTGCATGGGGCGCCGCCGGGGTCGCCGCATCGGACCTGGGGCTGGATGCCGACCGCTGGTACCCGGCCGTGTCGATGGTCGTCGAGGGCGAAGCCCGGACGATCGCGGATGCTGCTGCCGGTGACCGTTCGGCCGGGCAGGTGCCTGATCATGCGGCGGCGCGGGTCGCGGTCGTGCGCGCGGACGGGAGTGGTGATGACGCCATCGTCGACGAGACACGCCGGCTGATCGGTGAAGGCGCCACGGTGACCGTCGTCACCAGTGATCGCGGACTGCGTTCGTGCGTCGAGCACGAGGGCGGCCGCGTGGAGTCGTCCGGCTGGCTGCTCGCCCAGCTCTAG
- a CDS encoding Glu/Leu/Phe/Val dehydrogenase family protein, with the protein MTHTLPLPDFAHERVEVITGRRSGLFIAVALHSSVLGSALGGARLWTYPHWSDALGDALRLSAAMTLKNAAAGLDAGGGKSVIRLEPGETLDADRRRAAFLDLGDAVELMDGLYRTAEDVGSTTDDMLTVSERTQHVVGLPSTVGGSGEPAGPTSLGVHASLQAVLERITGSADAAGRSITISGLGQVGGRLAQRLAEEGAKLTVTDINPARREFAEELGATWVEPGSEHLVTGDVFVPAGIGGVLTDEVIDALDVKAVCGPANNPLADHSCADRLAGRGILYAPDFVVNAGGVIYLDLEAKQIGSSEQIMARVSAIGDTVRTILGDAEARGITPLQAAEELAASRLRAGASTGVR; encoded by the coding sequence ATGACGCACACCCTGCCCCTGCCCGATTTCGCCCACGAACGCGTGGAGGTGATCACGGGCCGCCGCAGTGGCCTGTTCATCGCCGTCGCGCTGCACTCGTCCGTGCTCGGCTCCGCCCTCGGCGGCGCGCGACTGTGGACGTATCCGCACTGGAGCGACGCCCTCGGCGACGCGCTGCGGCTCTCGGCCGCGATGACGCTGAAGAACGCGGCGGCCGGTCTCGACGCGGGCGGCGGGAAGTCGGTCATCCGCCTGGAGCCCGGTGAAACCCTGGATGCCGATCGGCGCCGCGCCGCGTTCCTCGACCTCGGTGATGCCGTCGAGCTCATGGACGGTCTGTACCGCACCGCGGAGGATGTCGGCTCGACCACGGATGACATGCTCACGGTCAGCGAGCGCACTCAGCACGTCGTCGGCCTGCCCTCGACGGTGGGCGGCTCCGGTGAGCCCGCAGGGCCCACGAGCCTCGGCGTGCACGCGTCGCTGCAGGCGGTGCTCGAGCGCATCACGGGGTCGGCGGATGCCGCGGGCCGGAGCATCACCATCTCGGGGCTCGGTCAGGTCGGCGGACGGCTCGCGCAGCGCCTCGCCGAAGAGGGCGCGAAGCTGACGGTCACCGACATCAACCCGGCCCGGCGCGAGTTCGCCGAGGAGCTCGGGGCCACCTGGGTGGAGCCGGGTTCGGAGCACCTGGTCACGGGTGACGTGTTCGTGCCCGCCGGGATCGGCGGCGTGCTGACCGACGAGGTCATCGACGCGCTGGATGTGAAGGCCGTGTGCGGCCCGGCGAACAACCCGCTGGCGGACCACTCCTGTGCCGACCGGCTGGCCGGGCGCGGCATCCTGTACGCCCCCGACTTCGTCGTGAACGCGGGTGGTGTGATCTACCTGGATCTCGAGGCCAAGCAGATCGGCTCGAGTGAGCAGATCATGGCGCGCGTGTCGGCCATCGGCGACACGGTCCGCACGATCCTCGGCGACGCGGAGGCGCGGGGGATCACTCCGCTGCAGGCCGCGGAGGAGCTGGCCGCGTCGCGGCTGCGCGCGGGAGCGAGCACCGGCGTCCGCTGA
- the der gene encoding ribosome biogenesis GTPase Der — MAEEEYEGRPDDLAEKMENLDEELADQRADLMRATLADYDLDEDDAHLLEGVTLGEDGIEYMPALPVVAIVGRPNVGKSALVNRILGRREAVVEDTPGVTRDRVTYKAEWMDRRFSLVDTGGWEPDAKGIDRSVAAQAEVAIDLADLVLFVVDAKVGATSTDEYVVKLLRKSGKPVFLVANKIDDARQEPEAAALWNLGLGEPHPVSAIHGRGVADLLDLVMEKLPDVSAVAKAEIGGPRRVAILGRPNVGKSSLLNKAAKEERVVVNDLAGTTRDPVDEIVELGGKMWRLVDTAGIRRRVHLQQGADFYASLRTSAALEKAEVAIVVLDVSQPISVQDLNIIDMVLESGRALVLAFNKWDRLSDDDMENADRRRYLEREIEQDLAHVAWAPRVNISAKTGWHFDKLVPALERALENWDRRIPTGKFNAFITELVAAHPHPLRGGKQPRILFGTQASTRPPTFVLFTTGFLDPGYRRFVTRRLRELYSFEGTPIVINMRVRERRQR; from the coding sequence ATGGCTGAGGAAGAGTACGAGGGTCGTCCCGACGACCTCGCCGAGAAGATGGAGAACCTGGATGAGGAGCTCGCCGACCAGCGGGCCGACCTCATGCGGGCCACGCTCGCCGATTACGACCTGGACGAGGACGACGCGCACCTGCTCGAGGGCGTGACCCTCGGCGAGGACGGCATCGAGTACATGCCGGCGCTGCCGGTGGTCGCGATCGTGGGACGCCCGAACGTGGGCAAGTCGGCGCTCGTGAACCGCATCCTCGGCCGCCGCGAGGCCGTCGTCGAGGACACCCCGGGTGTCACCCGCGACCGCGTCACGTACAAGGCCGAGTGGATGGACCGGCGGTTCTCGCTCGTCGACACCGGCGGCTGGGAGCCCGACGCCAAGGGCATCGACCGCTCGGTCGCAGCCCAGGCCGAGGTCGCGATCGATCTTGCCGACCTGGTGCTGTTCGTCGTCGACGCGAAGGTCGGCGCGACCTCGACCGATGAGTACGTCGTCAAGCTGCTGCGCAAGAGCGGCAAGCCGGTGTTCCTCGTCGCCAACAAGATCGACGATGCGCGGCAGGAGCCCGAGGCCGCGGCCCTGTGGAACCTGGGCCTGGGCGAACCGCACCCGGTCTCGGCCATCCACGGCCGTGGCGTCGCCGACCTGCTCGACCTGGTCATGGAGAAGCTGCCCGACGTGTCGGCGGTCGCCAAGGCCGAGATCGGCGGGCCGCGCCGCGTCGCGATCCTGGGACGCCCGAACGTGGGCAAGTCATCGCTGCTGAACAAGGCGGCCAAGGAGGAGCGGGTCGTCGTCAACGACCTCGCCGGCACCACCCGCGACCCGGTCGATGAGATCGTCGAGCTGGGCGGCAAGATGTGGCGCCTGGTCGACACCGCCGGCATCCGTCGTCGTGTGCACCTGCAGCAGGGCGCCGACTTCTACGCGTCACTGCGCACCTCGGCGGCGCTGGAGAAGGCCGAGGTCGCGATCGTCGTCCTCGACGTGAGCCAGCCGATCAGCGTGCAGGACCTGAACATCATCGACATGGTGCTCGAGTCGGGCCGCGCCCTGGTGCTCGCGTTCAACAAGTGGGATCGCCTGTCGGACGACGACATGGAGAATGCCGACCGTCGCCGCTACCTGGAGCGCGAGATCGAGCAGGACCTCGCGCACGTCGCCTGGGCGCCGCGCGTGAACATCTCGGCGAAGACCGGATGGCACTTCGACAAGCTCGTGCCCGCGCTGGAGCGCGCCCTGGAGAACTGGGACCGCCGCATTCCGACCGGCAAGTTCAATGCGTTCATCACCGAGCTCGTCGCCGCCCACCCGCACCCGCTGCGCGGTGGCAAGCAGCCGCGCATCCTGTTCGGCACGCAGGCGTCGACGCGTCCGCCGACGTTCGTGTTGTTCACGACCGGCTTCCTCGACCCGGGTTACCGCCGCTTCGTCACGCGACGGCTGCGCGAGCTGTACTCGTTCGAGGGCACCCCGATAGTGATCAACATGCGGGTGCGGGAGCGCCGCCAGCGGTAG
- the cmk gene encoding (d)CMP kinase — protein MTDLSTDAATRADKFIAIDGPAGSGKSSVSKEIARRLGYGYLDTGAAYRALAWFVLEGGADTADADAVRTAASGFPLNQRLDPDDRRVLVGDVEVTDAIREPRVSAAVSGVARVPEVRVQVNDMFRRIVAEADYPAVIVEGRDITTVVAPDAPVRILLTAAPEVRAARRAAELAGENAAAVAEAMHKRDASDSGVVDFLNAAPGVEVVDTTELDFMQTIDAVLAVIERRRDAERKPEHG, from the coding sequence ATGACTGATCTCTCGACGGATGCGGCGACGCGCGCCGACAAGTTCATCGCCATCGACGGCCCGGCCGGGTCGGGCAAGTCCAGCGTCTCGAAGGAGATCGCACGGCGGCTCGGCTACGGCTACCTCGACACCGGCGCCGCCTACCGCGCGCTGGCCTGGTTCGTGCTCGAGGGCGGAGCGGACACCGCGGATGCCGACGCAGTGCGCACCGCGGCATCCGGCTTCCCGCTGAACCAGCGGCTCGACCCCGACGATCGGCGCGTGCTGGTCGGCGATGTCGAGGTGACCGACGCGATCCGCGAGCCGCGGGTGTCGGCCGCGGTCAGCGGCGTGGCGCGCGTACCCGAGGTGCGCGTGCAGGTGAACGACATGTTCCGCCGGATCGTCGCCGAGGCCGACTACCCGGCGGTGATCGTGGAGGGTCGCGACATCACGACCGTCGTGGCCCCGGATGCTCCGGTGCGGATCCTGCTGACCGCAGCACCCGAGGTGCGCGCCGCGCGCCGGGCGGCGGAGCTCGCCGGTGAGAACGCGGCGGCCGTCGCGGAGGCGATGCACAAGCGCGACGCCTCCGACAGCGGCGTCGTCGACTTTCTCAACGCCGCCCCCGGCGTCGAGGTCGTCGACACCACAGAACTTGATTTCATGCAGACCATCGACGCCGTGCTCGCCGTGATCGAGCGCCGCCGCGATGCGGAGAGGAAGCCCGAACATGGCTGA
- a CDS encoding prephenate dehydrogenase: MSDSTNARAARAPGPASRVSGTVRIVGAGLLGASIGHALRVKGVDVVLADASPSQLRLAIDYGAGRAAGDGDAPSLIVVAVPPDVTADVIQAELEAFPDAVVTDVASVKLAPFDELRRRGVDLTRYIGSHPLAGRERGGAISARADLFIGRPWVVCRDEETRASDLALVEALALDVGAMPLEMTPEEHDRAVALTSHVPQVVASLLAARLAAADEGSLRLAGQGVRDTTRIAASAPELWVQILSANAEPVVDVLDALAADLQQVASALREPDAAGARRAVADAIRQGNEGVERLPGKHGQNRRFEQLVVMVDDTPGQLGRLFGELGELGVNVEDLRLEHSPGAQFGLADISVAPAALRGAIEGLEARGWRIAGNTND; the protein is encoded by the coding sequence GTGAGCGATTCGACGAACGCCCGCGCCGCACGCGCGCCGGGCCCCGCGTCGCGCGTCTCGGGTACCGTGCGCATCGTCGGCGCCGGCCTGCTCGGCGCGAGCATCGGGCACGCGCTGCGGGTCAAGGGCGTCGACGTCGTGCTGGCCGACGCCTCGCCGTCGCAGCTGCGCCTGGCGATCGACTACGGCGCCGGCCGCGCCGCCGGCGACGGCGATGCGCCGTCGCTGATCGTGGTCGCCGTCCCGCCGGATGTCACCGCCGACGTCATCCAGGCCGAGCTGGAGGCGTTCCCGGACGCCGTGGTCACCGACGTCGCGAGCGTCAAGCTCGCCCCCTTCGACGAGCTGCGCCGTCGCGGCGTCGATCTGACGCGCTACATCGGCTCGCATCCGCTGGCCGGACGCGAGCGCGGTGGGGCGATCTCCGCGCGGGCAGACCTGTTCATCGGCCGGCCGTGGGTGGTGTGCCGTGACGAGGAGACCCGCGCCTCCGACCTCGCTCTGGTCGAGGCGCTCGCGCTCGACGTCGGCGCCATGCCGCTGGAGATGACGCCGGAGGAGCACGACCGCGCCGTCGCGCTGACCTCGCACGTGCCGCAGGTGGTGGCGAGCCTGCTCGCCGCACGCCTCGCAGCGGCCGATGAGGGATCGCTGCGCCTGGCGGGCCAGGGTGTGCGCGACACGACCCGCATCGCGGCATCCGCCCCTGAACTGTGGGTGCAGATCCTCAGCGCCAACGCCGAGCCGGTCGTCGACGTGCTCGACGCCCTCGCCGCCGACCTGCAGCAGGTCGCGAGCGCCCTGCGCGAGCCGGATGCCGCCGGTGCGCGACGTGCCGTGGCCGACGCCATCCGGCAGGGCAACGAGGGAGTCGAACGGCTACCGGGCAAGCACGGGCAGAACCGTCGCTTCGAGCAGCTGGTCGTCATGGTCGACGACACCCCCGGTCAGCTCGGTCGCCTGTTCGGCGAGCTGGGTGAGCTGGGCGTGAACGTCGAGGACCTGCGCCTGGAGCACTCTCCGGGCGCGCAGTTCGGCCTCGCCGACATCAGTGTGGCGCCGGCCGCGCTGCGCGGCGCCATCGAGGGCCTGGAAGCACGCGGCTGGCGGATTGCGGGGAACACCAATGACTGA
- a CDS encoding pseudouridine synthase: MTETDGIRLQKALANAGVASRRVIEQYIVEGRIRVNGRTVTELGTRIDPEHDLIDVDGTAVQLDVSKRYVMLNKPTGIYSTMRDEKGRPDLRRFTKDWPERLYNVGRLDAETSGLLILTNDGELAHVLAHPSFGVTKVYIAKVTGTVTAQTIAKLTRGVELEDGPIAADKARLLDASTGSATGKSSSLVELTLHSGRNRIVRRMMAAVGHPVEELVRRQFGPLHLGTLPVGRARELTKIERGALLTLSRQDSPATAGVDEEQETE; encoded by the coding sequence ATGACCGAGACCGACGGCATCCGGCTGCAGAAGGCGCTGGCCAACGCCGGGGTCGCCTCGCGCCGCGTGATCGAGCAGTACATCGTCGAGGGCCGCATCCGCGTCAACGGCAGGACCGTCACCGAACTCGGCACCCGCATCGACCCCGAGCACGACCTGATCGACGTCGACGGCACCGCCGTGCAGCTCGACGTCTCGAAGCGCTACGTCATGCTCAACAAGCCGACCGGCATCTACAGCACCATGCGCGACGAGAAGGGCCGGCCCGACCTGCGCCGCTTCACGAAGGACTGGCCCGAGCGGCTGTACAACGTCGGCCGGCTGGATGCCGAGACCAGCGGCCTGCTCATCCTCACCAACGACGGCGAGCTCGCCCATGTGCTCGCCCACCCGTCGTTCGGCGTCACCAAGGTGTACATCGCGAAGGTGACCGGCACGGTCACCGCGCAGACGATCGCGAAGCTCACCCGTGGCGTCGAGCTCGAGGACGGTCCGATCGCCGCCGACAAGGCGCGGCTGCTGGACGCATCGACAGGCTCAGCGACCGGAAAGAGTTCCAGCCTGGTCGAGCTGACCCTGCACTCGGGACGCAACCGGATCGTGCGCCGCATGATGGCCGCGGTCGGCCACCCGGTCGAAGAGCTGGTGCGCCGGCAGTTCGGCCCCCTGCACCTGGGAACTCTCCCGGTGGGCAGGGCAAGGGAGCTGACTAAGATCGAACGCGGCGCCTTGCTGACTCTGTCGCGCCAGGATTCCCCTGCGACCGCAGGAGTGGACGAGGAGCAGGAGACCGAGTGA
- the scpB gene encoding SMC-Scp complex subunit ScpB — MTPDAGAETSVSVEDTLETPLAERVEAILLIVDEPIALVALAAAVHAPVPAVRQTLETLAEDYDGRGRGPRRGFELREVGGGWRLYVREDHDDLIADFIGGQAPARLSQAALETLAVIAYKQPVTRGQVASIRAVNVDSVVRTLLARGLITELFADTETGAINYGTTDQLLQHLGINSIDELPPISPLLDDGADGFDEGVIR; from the coding sequence ATGACGCCGGATGCCGGTGCCGAGACGTCCGTGTCCGTCGAGGACACGCTCGAGACGCCCCTGGCGGAGCGGGTCGAGGCGATCCTGCTCATCGTCGACGAGCCGATCGCGCTGGTGGCGCTGGCCGCCGCCGTGCACGCACCGGTTCCCGCCGTGCGGCAGACGCTCGAGACTCTCGCCGAGGACTACGACGGCCGGGGCAGGGGACCGCGCCGCGGCTTCGAGCTGCGCGAGGTCGGCGGCGGCTGGCGGCTGTACGTTCGCGAGGACCACGACGACCTGATCGCCGACTTCATCGGCGGTCAGGCGCCCGCACGACTGTCGCAGGCGGCGCTGGAGACCCTCGCCGTGATCGCCTACAAGCAGCCGGTCACCCGTGGACAGGTCGCGTCGATCCGCGCCGTGAACGTCGACTCGGTGGTCCGCACGCTGCTGGCCCGGGGCCTGATCACCGAGCTGTTCGCCGACACCGAGACGGGCGCCATCAACTACGGCACCACCGACCAGCTGCTGCAGCACCTGGGGATCAACTCGATCGACGAGCTGCCCCCGATCTCACCGCTGCTCGACGACGGGGCCGACGGCTTCGATGAGGGAGTCATCCGATGA
- a CDS encoding segregation and condensation protein A, whose amino-acid sequence MAPSPEDSPPVEPGASTGSATQDSVTQDADASGFRVSLTNFDGPFDLLLNLISKHELDITEVSLSKVTNEFISYLRDLDGEEELDQASEFLVVAATLLDMKVAGLLPQGELVDAEAVALLEARDLLFARLLQYRAFKEVSSWFARCLQREERRHVRAVPLDEKHRRKTPELVWSLSADDFAALALLAFAPKEIPTVGLDHLHAPLVSIREQAAVVVTLLRSTEALTFRELVSGVSEPGIVVARFISVLELYRHAALSFEQLEPLGELTLRWSAESWSDEQLATLGADYDR is encoded by the coding sequence GTGGCGCCGTCGCCTGAGGACTCTCCTCCTGTCGAGCCTGGCGCTTCGACAGGCTCAGCGACCCAGGATTCGGTGACCCAGGACGCGGATGCCTCAGGCTTCCGCGTCTCGCTGACGAACTTCGACGGCCCCTTCGATCTGCTGCTGAACCTCATCTCCAAGCACGAGCTCGACATCACCGAGGTGTCGTTGAGCAAGGTCACCAACGAGTTCATCTCGTACCTGCGCGACCTCGACGGCGAGGAGGAGCTCGACCAGGCATCGGAGTTCCTGGTGGTGGCCGCGACTCTGCTCGACATGAAGGTCGCCGGGCTCCTGCCCCAGGGCGAGCTGGTCGACGCCGAGGCCGTCGCCCTGCTCGAGGCACGCGACCTGCTGTTCGCGCGGCTGCTGCAGTACCGCGCGTTCAAGGAGGTGTCGTCGTGGTTCGCCCGGTGCCTGCAGCGTGAGGAGCGCCGTCACGTGCGCGCCGTGCCGCTGGACGAGAAGCACCGCCGCAAGACGCCCGAGCTGGTCTGGTCGCTGTCGGCCGACGACTTCGCCGCTCTCGCCCTGCTCGCCTTCGCGCCGAAGGAGATCCCGACCGTCGGCCTCGACCACCTGCACGCCCCGCTGGTCAGCATCCGGGAACAGGCCGCAGTCGTGGTCACCCTGCTGCGCAGCACCGAGGCGCTGACGTTCCGCGAGCTGGTCAGCGGCGTGAGCGAGCCGGGCATCGTCGTCGCGCGGTTCATCTCGGTGCTCGAGCTGTACCGGCACGCCGCGCTCTCGTTCGAGCAGCTCGAGCCCCTCGGCGAGCTGACCCTGCGCTGGTCGGCGGAGAGCTGGTCGGATGAACAGCTCGCGACGCTGGGAGCAGACTATGACCGATGA